A portion of the Calothrix sp. 336/3 genome contains these proteins:
- a CDS encoding CHAT domain-containing protein: MEVLIYLNVNSQTQSMLYKLFSVKLFSLKLISQWAKSGVRSSLLAFMVLGLMINIPKPVTGQTQQPLSTQQLAELAEVERLYKQGIPLYQQGRYSEAIPLAKKALAIREKVLGREHPDVAATLNHVAELYRLMGNYDQAEPLYVRSLTIREKVFGREHPDVATTLNNLGLLYQAQGNYSKARPLFVRSLEIYEKAFGREHSHVATSLNNLALLYESQGNYSEAESLYLKSLAILEKVLGREHVHVAFSLNNLAVLYQLQGDYSKAESLHLRSLGIREKVFGSEHPDVALSMNNLAQIYQIQGNYSKAESFQLRSLKIYEKLLGKEHRDVALSLNNLAGLYWQTGDINRTTDFLTRGLTVQEKNLQLIMYAVGSEQSKQKYAHIFMGGIDFTVTLALQKPNQNPTLSKLALTTILRRKGRVMDAMADTIQTLQSQLANNSETKKIFDEWLSTQQQLANLVYRGVGEQKFEIYQQQIKELETKKEELENKISRKSANFRQEIKPVELADIQTKIPTDAAMVEIIQYYPLNPKAKKESEKWGQPRYAAVALRSTGEPKWVDLGDAAAIDKSVTSFRQLLATSPGNNRGIDVTPNPEAQKSQISKLQELARNLDKQVMQPIRPLLGNARHILLSPDGQLNLIPFEALMDEQNKYLVENYAFSYLTTGRDLLRLDNTPKQLNNPVIFAGIDYEKQENLTATETKNRGNKRSINFANLTYGFLKGTLEEAQAIQKIIPNAQLLTGKKATETAIKQLQTPSILHLATHGFFLPDKEVKPVSNSTNSPQTVNIENPLLRSGLALAGFNDRRNKQDNSIEDGVLTALEVAGLHLRGTQLAILSACETGLGNVKTGDGVYGLRRALVIAGTQSQLLSLWQVDDKGTKDLMVKYYEKIKTGKGRHAALRETQLEFLNNPNYQHPFYWASFIPSGNWHPMR; this comes from the coding sequence ATGGAAGTCCTTATCTATCTCAATGTCAATTCCCAGACTCAATCCATGCTGTATAAGTTATTCTCCGTAAAATTATTTTCCTTAAAATTGATATCGCAGTGGGCAAAGTCCGGTGTGCGATCATCGCTGCTTGCGTTCATGGTTTTAGGATTGATGATAAATATACCGAAACCAGTTACTGGACAAACCCAACAGCCACTATCAACCCAGCAGTTAGCAGAATTAGCAGAAGTAGAGCGATTGTATAAACAAGGAATACCGTTATATCAACAAGGGAGATACAGCGAAGCGATTCCTTTAGCAAAGAAAGCTTTAGCAATTCGGGAAAAAGTTCTTGGTCGCGAACATCCAGATGTTGCAGCTACTTTGAATCATGTCGCAGAACTTTACCGATTAATGGGGAATTATGACCAAGCCGAACCTTTGTATGTGCGATCGCTTACAATTCGGGAAAAAGTTTTCGGTCGTGAACATCCAGATGTTGCAACTACTCTCAATAATTTGGGTTTACTTTATCAAGCACAGGGAAATTACAGCAAAGCTAGACCTTTATTTGTGCGATCGCTCGAAATTTATGAAAAAGCTTTTGGTCGGGAACATTCCCATGTGGCAACTAGCCTGAATAATTTAGCTCTACTCTATGAATCTCAGGGGAATTACAGCGAAGCTGAGTCACTATACCTGAAATCCCTCGCAATTTTAGAAAAAGTTCTTGGTCGAGAACATGTGCATGTGGCATTTAGTCTGAATAATTTGGCTGTACTTTATCAATTACAAGGGGATTACAGTAAAGCTGAATCTTTGCACCTGCGATCCCTTGGGATTAGGGAAAAAGTTTTCGGTTCAGAGCATCCCGATGTTGCACTTAGTATGAATAATTTGGCTCAAATCTATCAAATCCAGGGGAATTATAGTAAAGCTGAATCTTTCCAACTGCGATCGCTCAAAATTTATGAAAAACTTTTGGGGAAAGAACATCGCGATGTTGCACTTAGTCTGAATAATTTAGCTGGACTTTACTGGCAAACAGGAGATATAAATCGCACCACTGATTTTCTAACTCGTGGACTCACAGTTCAAGAAAAAAATTTGCAATTAATAATGTATGCTGTGGGTTCGGAACAAAGCAAGCAAAAATATGCACACATATTTATGGGAGGTATAGATTTTACGGTCACTTTAGCCCTGCAAAAACCAAATCAAAATCCAACCCTAAGTAAATTAGCTCTAACAACTATTCTCCGTCGCAAAGGAAGGGTTATGGATGCGATGGCTGACACTATACAAACATTACAATCCCAGTTAGCTAATAATTCAGAAACCAAAAAAATATTTGACGAATGGTTAAGTACACAGCAGCAATTAGCCAATCTAGTATACAGAGGAGTGGGCGAACAAAAATTTGAAATATATCAACAACAAATCAAAGAATTAGAAACAAAAAAAGAAGAATTAGAAAACAAAATTAGTCGTAAAAGTGCTAACTTCCGTCAAGAAATTAAACCCGTAGAACTCGCAGACATCCAAACAAAAATTCCCACCGATGCTGCAATGGTGGAAATTATTCAGTACTACCCGCTTAATCCCAAAGCCAAAAAAGAAAGCGAAAAATGGGGACAACCCCGCTATGCTGCTGTGGCTTTACGTTCGACTGGGGAACCAAAATGGGTGGATTTAGGTGATGCTGCTGCCATAGATAAATCCGTCACAAGCTTCCGTCAGCTACTTGCAACCAGTCCCGGAAATAACCGAGGAATCGACGTAACACCCAACCCAGAAGCTCAAAAATCCCAAATATCCAAACTCCAAGAATTGGCTCGCAATTTAGACAAACAGGTTATGCAACCGATTCGTCCATTATTGGGGAATGCTCGTCATATTTTACTATCCCCCGATGGACAGCTAAATCTCATACCCTTTGAAGCTCTCATGGATGAACAAAATAAGTATCTAGTTGAAAATTACGCCTTTTCTTACCTCACAACTGGTCGAGATTTATTACGTTTAGATAATACGCCAAAACAACTGAATAACCCCGTAATTTTTGCTGGCATCGACTACGAAAAACAAGAAAATCTAACCGCTACAGAGACTAAAAATCGTGGTAATAAACGCTCGATAAATTTTGCAAATTTGACCTATGGATTCCTGAAAGGAACTTTAGAAGAAGCCCAAGCTATTCAAAAAATCATTCCTAATGCCCAATTATTGACGGGGAAAAAAGCTACGGAAACTGCTATTAAACAATTACAAACACCGAGTATTTTACACCTAGCAACCCACGGTTTCTTTTTACCAGATAAGGAAGTTAAACCCGTTTCCAATTCAACTAATTCACCCCAAACGGTAAACATCGAAAATCCCCTGTTGCGTTCGGGTTTAGCATTAGCTGGATTCAACGATCGCCGCAATAAACAGGATAATAGCATCGAAGATGGAGTACTCACAGCCCTGGAAGTTGCGGGTTTACATCTCCGGGGAACCCAATTAGCGATTCTTTCCGCTTGTGAAACTGGTTTAGGTAATGTCAAAACCGGGGATGGGGTGTATGGGTTGCGTCGAGCTTTGGTAATTGCGGGGACTCAAAGTCAGTTATTAAGTTTATGGCAGGTTGATGATAAGGGAACCAAAGATTTGATGGTGAAATATTATGAGAAAATCAAAACTGGAAAAGGTAGACACGCTGCTTTACGGGAAACCCAATTGGAGTTTTTAAATAATCCGAATTACCAGCATCCCTTTTATTGGGCAAGTTTTATTCCTTCCGGTAATTGGCACCCGATGCGGTAA